One segment of Setaria viridis chromosome 4, Setaria_viridis_v4.0, whole genome shotgun sequence DNA contains the following:
- the LOC117852785 gene encoding toMV susceptible protein tm-1(GCR26) isoform X2, translated as MEVLCIGTADTKLEELVFLAARLRSALAASGSDPKVQVSIVDVSTTEKTTAQDLKDITFIPRNTVLSCLLGVEQHNLPDNRSEAIALVSKALQNFLKKKYDSGTLVGAIGLGGSGGTALIAPALRSLPLGVPKLIVSTVASGHTAPYVGTSDLVLFPSVVDICGINSVSRVILSNTAAAFAGMVHGILSASNESDETAAKPTIGITMFGVTTPCVNAVKDRLNEEGYETLVFHATGVGGKAMEELVRGGFIQVSLMRTTVEENKKFARFIADKINKSSSQVTVCLPQKGISAIDAPGMPFYDPEATSTLLGELNTLIQRTDIREVKLLPYHINDPEFANALVDAFLSMDVKACSTVQPQQDGKMKNSCSGQKSSDSSIVWRPPVDFPEAKPETLQKTLSILNKLKQHISEGIPVIGAGAGTGISAKFEEAGGVDLIVVYNSGRFRMAGRGSLAGLLPFADANAIVLEMANEVLPVVKGVPVLAGVCATDPFRRMEYFLKQLETIGFCGVQNFPTVGLFDGNFRQNLEETGMGYSLEVEMISRAHNMGFLTTPYAFNPEEAAAMAKVGAHIIVAHMGLTTAGSIGAKTAVTLDDSTVRVQAIADAALRVNPDIIILCHGGPISGPQEAEFILNNTKGVHGFYGASSMERLPVEQAITNTMRQYKRISLK; from the exons ATGGAGGTGCTCTGCATCGGGACGGCGGACACCAAGCTGGAGGAGCTCGTGTTCCTTGCCGCCAGACTCCGCTCCGCCCTTGCCGCCTCTGGCTCTGACCCCAAG GTTCAAGTGAGCATAGTGGATGTCTCCACAACTGAAAAGACAACAGCACAGGATCTTAAAGACATCACATTTATCCCGAGAAATACAGTTCTTTCATGTCTTTTGGGTGTTGAGCAACATAACCTTCCAGATAACAGAAGCGAAGCAATTGCACTAGTTTCAAAGGCTCTTCAGAACTTTCTGAAAAAAAAGTATGACAGTGGTACCCTGGTGGGTGCTATTGGTTTAGGGGGCAGTGGAGGAACTGCACTAATTGCTCCTGCTCTGAGATCATTGCCACTTGGTGTGCCTAAGCTTATTGTATCTACTGTTGCTAGTGGTCACACCGCGCCTTATGTTGGAACATCTGACTTGGTATTGTTTCCTTCAGTTGTTGACATATGCGGAATAAACAGTGTTAGCCGTGTTATATTGTCTAATACTGCTGCAGCTTTTGCTGGAATGGTACATGGAATCTTGTCGGCATCCAATGAGTCTGATGAAACTGCAGCAAAGCCAACTATTGGTATTACTATGTTTGGTGTTACAACACCATGCGTAAATGCTGTCAAGGATAGACTGAACGAAGAAGGGTATGAGACGCTTGTATTCCATGCCACTGGTGTAGGAGGCAAAGCAATGGAAGAATTAGTTAGGGGTGGTTTCATACAG GTTTCATTGATGCGGACGACCGTGGAAGAGAACAAGAAATTTGCTAGGTTCATTGCTGATAAGATAAACAAATCTTCATCCCAAGTTACTGTTTGCCTTCCCCAGAAGGGCATATCTGCAATAGATGCTCCAGGAATGCCATTCTATGATCCAGAAGCTACGTCAACACTATTGGGCGAATTAAACACCCTTATACAGAGAACCGACATCCGAGAG GTGAAGCTGCTTCCTTATCACATAAATGATCCTGAATTTGCAAATGCATTGGTAGATGCATTCTTGAGTATGGATGTAAAGGCCTGTAGTACAGTCCAACCTCAGCAAGATGGGAAAATGAAAAATTCCTGTTCAGGACAGAAAAGTTCAGATAGTTCCATTGTATGGAGACCTCCGGTGGATTTTCCAGAGGCGAAACCAG AAACATTGCAGAAGACATTGTCAATACTAAATAAACTAAAGCAACACATCAGTGAGGGTATTCCAGTTATTGGAGCTGGTGCTGGCACAGGCATATCTGCAAAGTTCGAAGAAGCTGGTGGGGTTGATCTTATAGTGGTATACAACTCTGGAAGGTTTCGAATGGCTGGAAGGGGCTCACTGGCAGGGCTCTTGCCATTTGCTGATGCAAATGCCATTGTACTTGAGATGGCCAATGAAGTGTTGCCT GTAGTTAAAGGAGTTCCAGTTCTTGCTGGGGTTTGCGCTACTGATCCATTCCGCAGAATGGAATACTTTCTCAAGCAACTAGAAACCATTGGATTTTGTGGTGTACAAAACTTCCCAACAGTTGGTCTGTTTGATGGGAATTTTAGACAGAACTTGGAGGAAACTGGAATGGGCTACAG CTTGGAAGTGGAGATGATTTCAAGGGCTCATAACATGGGTTTCCTTACTACTCCATATGCTTTCAATCCAGAAGAAGCTGCTGCCATGGCAAAAGTAGGAGCTCATATCATAGTGGCACATATGGGTTTGACAACTGCAGGTTCTATTGGGGCAAAGACAGCTGTCACTTTAGATGACAGTACTGTACGTGTTCAGGCCATCGCGGATGCAGCACTTAGGGTTAATCCTGATATAATTATTCTCTGTCACGGAG GTCCCATATCTGGACCCCAAGAGGCGGAGTTCATCTTAAACAATACTAAAGGGGTCCATGGATTCTATGGTGCATCAAGCATGGAAAGATTGCCAGTGGAGCAAGCTATCACAAACACCATGAGGCAGTACAAACGAATTTCCTTAAAATGA
- the LOC117852785 gene encoding toMV susceptible protein tm-1(GCR26) isoform X1, with product MEVLCIGTADTKLEELVFLAARLRSALAASGSDPKVQVSIVDVSTTEKTTAQDLKDITFIPRNTVLSCLLGVEQHNLPDNRSEAIALVSKALQNFLKKKYDSGTLVGAIGLGGSGGTALIAPALRSLPLGVPKLIVSTVASGHTAPYVGTSDLVLFPSVVDICGINSVSRVILSNTAAAFAGMVHGILSASNESDETAAKPTIGITMFGVTTPCVNAVKDRLNEEGYETLVFHATGVGGKAMEELVRGGFIQGVLDVTTTEVADHIVGGVMACDESRFDAIIDNKIPLVLSVGALDMVNFGARDTIPPAFADRKIHVHNEQVSLMRTTVEENKKFARFIADKINKSSSQVTVCLPQKGISAIDAPGMPFYDPEATSTLLGELNTLIQRTDIREVKLLPYHINDPEFANALVDAFLSMDVKACSTVQPQQDGKMKNSCSGQKSSDSSIVWRPPVDFPEAKPETLQKTLSILNKLKQHISEGIPVIGAGAGTGISAKFEEAGGVDLIVVYNSGRFRMAGRGSLAGLLPFADANAIVLEMANEVLPVVKGVPVLAGVCATDPFRRMEYFLKQLETIGFCGVQNFPTVGLFDGNFRQNLEETGMGYSLEVEMISRAHNMGFLTTPYAFNPEEAAAMAKVGAHIIVAHMGLTTAGSIGAKTAVTLDDSTVRVQAIADAALRVNPDIIILCHGGPISGPQEAEFILNNTKGVHGFYGASSMERLPVEQAITNTMRQYKRISLK from the exons ATGGAGGTGCTCTGCATCGGGACGGCGGACACCAAGCTGGAGGAGCTCGTGTTCCTTGCCGCCAGACTCCGCTCCGCCCTTGCCGCCTCTGGCTCTGACCCCAAG GTTCAAGTGAGCATAGTGGATGTCTCCACAACTGAAAAGACAACAGCACAGGATCTTAAAGACATCACATTTATCCCGAGAAATACAGTTCTTTCATGTCTTTTGGGTGTTGAGCAACATAACCTTCCAGATAACAGAAGCGAAGCAATTGCACTAGTTTCAAAGGCTCTTCAGAACTTTCTGAAAAAAAAGTATGACAGTGGTACCCTGGTGGGTGCTATTGGTTTAGGGGGCAGTGGAGGAACTGCACTAATTGCTCCTGCTCTGAGATCATTGCCACTTGGTGTGCCTAAGCTTATTGTATCTACTGTTGCTAGTGGTCACACCGCGCCTTATGTTGGAACATCTGACTTGGTATTGTTTCCTTCAGTTGTTGACATATGCGGAATAAACAGTGTTAGCCGTGTTATATTGTCTAATACTGCTGCAGCTTTTGCTGGAATGGTACATGGAATCTTGTCGGCATCCAATGAGTCTGATGAAACTGCAGCAAAGCCAACTATTGGTATTACTATGTTTGGTGTTACAACACCATGCGTAAATGCTGTCAAGGATAGACTGAACGAAGAAGGGTATGAGACGCTTGTATTCCATGCCACTGGTGTAGGAGGCAAAGCAATGGAAGAATTAGTTAGGGGTGGTTTCATACAG GGTGTACTGGATGTAACGACAACAGAAGTTGCAGATCATATTGTAGGCGGTGTCATGGCTTGTGATGAGTCCAGGTTTGATGCAATTATAGATAATAAGATCCCTCTTGTTCTTAGTGTTGGAGCCCTGGATATGGTTAACTTTGGAGCTCGAGATACAATTCCTCCTGCTTTTGCTGACAGAAAGATCCATGTTCATAATGAGCAG GTTTCATTGATGCGGACGACCGTGGAAGAGAACAAGAAATTTGCTAGGTTCATTGCTGATAAGATAAACAAATCTTCATCCCAAGTTACTGTTTGCCTTCCCCAGAAGGGCATATCTGCAATAGATGCTCCAGGAATGCCATTCTATGATCCAGAAGCTACGTCAACACTATTGGGCGAATTAAACACCCTTATACAGAGAACCGACATCCGAGAG GTGAAGCTGCTTCCTTATCACATAAATGATCCTGAATTTGCAAATGCATTGGTAGATGCATTCTTGAGTATGGATGTAAAGGCCTGTAGTACAGTCCAACCTCAGCAAGATGGGAAAATGAAAAATTCCTGTTCAGGACAGAAAAGTTCAGATAGTTCCATTGTATGGAGACCTCCGGTGGATTTTCCAGAGGCGAAACCAG AAACATTGCAGAAGACATTGTCAATACTAAATAAACTAAAGCAACACATCAGTGAGGGTATTCCAGTTATTGGAGCTGGTGCTGGCACAGGCATATCTGCAAAGTTCGAAGAAGCTGGTGGGGTTGATCTTATAGTGGTATACAACTCTGGAAGGTTTCGAATGGCTGGAAGGGGCTCACTGGCAGGGCTCTTGCCATTTGCTGATGCAAATGCCATTGTACTTGAGATGGCCAATGAAGTGTTGCCT GTAGTTAAAGGAGTTCCAGTTCTTGCTGGGGTTTGCGCTACTGATCCATTCCGCAGAATGGAATACTTTCTCAAGCAACTAGAAACCATTGGATTTTGTGGTGTACAAAACTTCCCAACAGTTGGTCTGTTTGATGGGAATTTTAGACAGAACTTGGAGGAAACTGGAATGGGCTACAG CTTGGAAGTGGAGATGATTTCAAGGGCTCATAACATGGGTTTCCTTACTACTCCATATGCTTTCAATCCAGAAGAAGCTGCTGCCATGGCAAAAGTAGGAGCTCATATCATAGTGGCACATATGGGTTTGACAACTGCAGGTTCTATTGGGGCAAAGACAGCTGTCACTTTAGATGACAGTACTGTACGTGTTCAGGCCATCGCGGATGCAGCACTTAGGGTTAATCCTGATATAATTATTCTCTGTCACGGAG GTCCCATATCTGGACCCCAAGAGGCGGAGTTCATCTTAAACAATACTAAAGGGGTCCATGGATTCTATGGTGCATCAAGCATGGAAAGATTGCCAGTGGAGCAAGCTATCACAAACACCATGAGGCAGTACAAACGAATTTCCTTAAAATGA